A genomic segment from Flammeovirga pectinis encodes:
- a CDS encoding cation-transporting P-type ATPase, with protein sequence MEQVRQWHLLTSGEVVNLLNADSKNGLSRQEVLKRRLKFGENKLTPKKGESRFLIFLKQFHQPLVYILLFAALGVGFLEEWVEMSVIISVVLINAIIGFIQEVKALKAIQALAKELTANTTVIREGKKTSIKVKDIVIGDIVVLHSGDRVPADLRIITSKELKIDESALTGESLSTDKKNIALEEETIINDRKNSAFASTLVTYGYGLGVVTNIGDKTEIGQINHLIASADILATPLTKKIAHFSKILLWIILSLAALTITAGLLRGQPLENVLLEGVALAVGAIPEGLPAVVTITLAIGVSRMAQKKAIIRKLPAVETLGSTTVICSDKTGTLTQNEMTVQKIYTNNEDIDVEGTGYVPNGRFSCKGQYITNDYSVALTETLKAGLLCNNASLFKKEGYWCIEGDPTEGALITSATKGGFIIDEMNTFFPRLDEIPFESEHQYMATLHKGNATNIMYLKGAVEKIVSACVNVLDNNGNTTTIYYEQIIKAVERYASDGLRVLAFAKKEIAKNRTSITHADTTEQLTFLGLQAMIDPPRAEAVHAVNICHQAGIDVKMITGDHIVTATAIADKLGLRKHNPKETGITGKELDLLNIHQLREIAKKKSVFARVSPHQKLNLVQALQDEGHIVAMTGDGVNDAPALRQANIGIAMGIVGTEVAKETADMILTDDNFATIKSATEEGRNVFDNLLKFITWTIPTNLTEGMVILVASLLGLTLPITPLQILWINMSTAIFLGATLAVEKSEIGLMKRPPRDPKKPLLTAAMFARILWVSTYLVAAIYLVFYYETTHGMGINVSRTICVNLIVFGELFYLFNSRSLHHSPFKLGFFSNKWLIGGVMIMISLQLLLTYAPFMNTLFGTTPIDSKAWGLIIGISTILFLLVELEKFIRNKLK encoded by the coding sequence ATGGAACAGGTAAGACAATGGCATTTACTAACTTCTGGTGAAGTAGTAAATCTGCTAAATGCCGACTCAAAAAATGGGTTATCAAGGCAAGAAGTACTTAAAAGAAGACTAAAATTTGGCGAAAATAAACTAACTCCTAAAAAAGGAGAATCTCGATTTCTAATTTTTCTTAAACAGTTTCATCAACCACTAGTTTATATACTTTTGTTTGCTGCACTCGGCGTAGGATTCTTAGAAGAGTGGGTAGAAATGAGTGTAATTATTAGTGTTGTTTTAATAAATGCAATAATTGGCTTTATTCAAGAAGTGAAAGCATTAAAAGCTATTCAAGCATTAGCAAAAGAACTTACAGCAAACACTACAGTTATTAGAGAGGGAAAGAAAACAAGTATTAAGGTTAAAGACATTGTTATAGGAGATATTGTTGTGTTACATTCTGGAGATAGAGTGCCTGCAGATTTGCGTATTATCACTTCAAAAGAATTAAAAATTGACGAGTCTGCTTTAACTGGAGAATCTCTTTCAACAGATAAAAAAAATATTGCTTTAGAAGAAGAAACCATTATAAATGATAGAAAGAATTCTGCCTTTGCTTCTACCCTTGTAACTTATGGGTATGGCCTTGGCGTAGTAACCAACATTGGTGATAAAACTGAGATTGGTCAGATAAATCACTTAATAGCTTCAGCAGATATATTGGCTACACCACTAACTAAGAAAATTGCACATTTTAGTAAAATTTTACTTTGGATAATTTTAAGTCTAGCGGCACTTACAATTACTGCAGGGCTACTTAGAGGACAACCGTTAGAAAATGTATTATTAGAAGGAGTTGCTTTGGCTGTTGGTGCAATACCAGAAGGTTTACCAGCCGTTGTTACCATCACTTTAGCCATTGGTGTAAGTAGAATGGCACAAAAGAAAGCGATCATCAGAAAATTACCCGCTGTAGAAACCTTAGGGAGCACTACTGTTATCTGTTCTGATAAAACGGGTACACTTACCCAAAATGAAATGACCGTTCAGAAAATCTATACAAACAATGAAGATATAGATGTAGAAGGTACAGGTTATGTACCCAATGGGAGATTTTCTTGTAAAGGACAGTATATCACCAACGATTATTCTGTAGCCTTAACCGAAACACTAAAAGCTGGGCTACTCTGTAATAACGCTTCTTTATTTAAAAAAGAGGGATATTGGTGTATCGAAGGCGATCCAACTGAAGGTGCTTTAATTACTTCTGCTACAAAAGGAGGATTTATAATTGATGAAATGAATACTTTTTTTCCTCGTTTAGACGAGATCCCGTTCGAGTCGGAACATCAATACATGGCTACGTTACATAAGGGCAACGCTACGAATATTATGTATCTTAAAGGTGCTGTAGAGAAGATTGTTTCAGCATGTGTAAATGTATTAGATAACAATGGAAACACCACTACCATCTATTATGAACAAATTATAAAAGCTGTAGAAAGATATGCATCTGATGGATTAAGAGTACTTGCTTTTGCTAAAAAAGAGATAGCTAAGAATAGAACATCAATTACACATGCAGACACTACTGAACAGCTTACATTTTTAGGTTTACAAGCCATGATCGACCCCCCTAGAGCCGAAGCGGTACATGCGGTAAATATCTGTCATCAGGCTGGAATTGATGTCAAAATGATAACTGGAGATCATATTGTAACTGCTACAGCAATTGCAGATAAACTTGGTTTAAGAAAGCATAACCCTAAAGAAACTGGAATTACGGGAAAAGAACTAGACCTTCTCAACATACATCAATTAAGAGAAATTGCTAAAAAGAAATCTGTATTTGCTAGAGTGAGTCCTCATCAGAAATTAAACCTTGTCCAAGCATTACAAGATGAAGGACATATTGTTGCAATGACAGGTGATGGCGTAAATGATGCACCTGCTTTAAGACAAGCGAATATTGGTATTGCAATGGGTATTGTTGGAACAGAGGTAGCCAAAGAAACAGCGGACATGATTCTTACTGATGATAATTTTGCAACAATAAAAAGTGCTACAGAAGAAGGTAGAAATGTGTTCGACAATCTTCTTAAATTTATAACATGGACCATTCCTACGAACTTAACAGAAGGTATGGTAATTCTTGTCGCTTCCCTTCTAGGTTTAACTTTACCAATTACTCCACTTCAAATTTTATGGATTAACATGTCTACTGCTATCTTTTTAGGAGCAACATTAGCCGTAGAAAAATCTGAAATCGGATTAATGAAAAGGCCGCCAAGAGATCCTAAAAAACCATTACTGACCGCTGCTATGTTCGCTAGAATACTGTGGGTAAGCACTTATCTAGTGGCTGCCATTTACTTGGTTTTCTATTATGAAACAACGCACGGAATGGGAATTAATGTATCGAGAACAATTTGTGTAAACCTGATAGTTTTTGGCGAGTTGTTTTATTTATTCAACTCTAGGTCATTACATCATTCTCCATTTAAACTTGGCTTCTTTTCAAATAAGTGGCTCATTGGTGGTGTTATGATCATGATAAGTCTTCAGCTTTTACTCACCTATGCGCCTTTTATGAATACACTTTTTGGTACAACACCAATAGATAGTAAAGCGTGGGGATTAATAATAGGAATTTCTACAATTCTCTTTCTTTTAGTTGAATTAGAGAAGTTTATAAGAAATAAGTTAAAATAG
- a CDS encoding dicarboxylate/amino acid:cation symporter — translation MSNQKVKFHYRNLTAIGIGIIFGWGLYEFIPQEVYVDLKFYMKTISNIYIRFLKLMIVPIVFISIAHTLVNISNDSNIGKRIGQIITYFVVSITGAATLAFGMANLFNFENLIDVSKVSAETISKGYANRIDTLGDASLGKVIYGFTQNIPTSIFQAFSENNIIGTLLVALLIGMAVRRMSAKKPKEMGLVIRGLDSAKLIINSMTMTIIKLTPYGVFTLMTIAVAEKGPSLFGDLAIFIVVSYATMLLIFIMHMAGLSTKGMNPIKHVRNLLPAIITGFSTQSSGATLPVTINCLEDNNGVDTETANIAASLGTTMGMNACGAMWPVFMIVLSVGVNNALGLAPIDLLSPGTLFTMFISVIISSFGIAGLPGTASFAAITAMTIMGIAPEVMGMVLTFVLSVDSLIDMGRTATNIFGVSSAATFISKKDGLLDMEKFKD, via the coding sequence ATGTCAAACCAAAAAGTCAAATTCCATTATAGAAATTTGACAGCAATTGGTATAGGAATTATTTTTGGGTGGGGTTTATATGAGTTTATTCCGCAAGAGGTCTATGTAGATTTAAAATTTTACATGAAGACCATCTCTAATATATATATTAGGTTCTTAAAATTAATGATTGTTCCCATTGTCTTTATTTCTATTGCACATACGCTAGTAAATATTAGTAACGATAGTAATATTGGAAAAAGAATAGGGCAGATAATTACTTATTTTGTGGTCTCTATAACCGGAGCAGCAACACTTGCCTTTGGAATGGCAAATCTTTTTAACTTCGAGAACCTTATTGATGTTTCTAAAGTTTCTGCAGAAACAATTTCTAAAGGATATGCCAACAGAATTGATACTTTAGGTGATGCCTCTTTAGGGAAAGTAATTTATGGATTTACGCAAAATATACCGACATCAATATTTCAGGCTTTTAGTGAGAACAATATTATAGGTACACTGTTAGTAGCATTATTAATAGGAATGGCTGTACGTAGAATGTCTGCTAAAAAGCCAAAAGAAATGGGCTTAGTTATTAGAGGTTTAGATTCTGCTAAACTTATTATCAATAGCATGACAATGACAATTATTAAATTAACTCCTTATGGTGTGTTTACTTTAATGACAATTGCCGTTGCAGAAAAAGGCCCTTCATTATTTGGAGATTTAGCCATTTTTATTGTGGTATCATATGCTACTATGTTATTAATTTTTATAATGCACATGGCAGGGTTATCAACAAAAGGAATGAACCCAATAAAGCATGTAAGGAATTTATTACCTGCAATAATTACAGGGTTTTCTACACAATCTAGTGGAGCAACTTTACCTGTTACAATTAACTGCTTAGAAGATAATAATGGTGTAGATACAGAAACGGCAAATATTGCAGCATCTTTAGGTACTACAATGGGAATGAATGCTTGTGGTGCTATGTGGCCAGTTTTTATGATTGTCTTGTCTGTTGGGGTAAACAATGCTTTAGGCTTAGCACCAATAGACTTACTATCTCCAGGGACATTATTTACAATGTTTATTTCTGTAATTATATCTTCTTTTGGTATTGCAGGTTTACCAGGTACAGCATCTTTTGCGGCCATTACAGCCATGACAATTATGGGTATTGCTCCAGAAGTTATGGGTATGGTACTAACGTTTGTATTATCGGTAGATTCTTTAATTGATATGGGTAGAACAGCAACAAACATTTTTGGAGTTTCTTCTGCCGCAACTTTTATTTCTAAAAAAGATGGACTTTTGGATATGGAGAAATTTAAAGACTAA
- a CDS encoding cytidylate kinase-like family protein — protein MENYIYNYLAASNLEEIKTPQSKGLIFTLSRDFGTNIKNCATELVEKLNKERVGFSICKKKWALIDSVILSNISKELKIGYDALNQFVPIEHKSIFDQILHGLDFNRSQLDDNLHKAIQTVIYSYFERGNVVFLGRGAAYFTNQLDNVINFKIKSSDENRIHRYAEKNKVNYHYAKEVVRRKAKRRNDFLSYISKGKHQSYDFVLNRDIMDDETLTSLLFDLCKNKEIQCKTYSEVNQLKNKNM, from the coding sequence ATGGAAAACTATATCTATAATTATTTAGCAGCCTCGAACTTAGAAGAAATAAAAACACCTCAATCTAAAGGTCTAATTTTTACATTATCAAGGGACTTTGGTACAAACATAAAAAATTGTGCTACGGAACTTGTAGAAAAACTAAATAAAGAACGTGTTGGTTTTTCTATCTGTAAAAAGAAATGGGCACTAATTGATAGTGTTATTTTAAGTAACATTTCTAAAGAACTTAAAATTGGGTACGACGCCTTAAATCAATTTGTACCTATTGAACACAAAAGTATTTTCGATCAGATATTACATGGTTTAGACTTTAATAGAAGTCAATTAGACGATAACTTACACAAGGCTATTCAGACCGTAATTTATTCTTATTTTGAAAGAGGAAATGTTGTCTTTCTGGGTAGAGGAGCTGCTTATTTTACAAATCAGTTGGACAATGTTATCAACTTCAAAATAAAATCAAGTGATGAAAATAGAATACATAGGTACGCTGAAAAAAACAAAGTGAATTACCATTATGCCAAAGAGGTTGTTCGCAGAAAAGCCAAAAGAAGAAATGACTTTCTAAGTTATATTTCTAAAGGAAAACATCAGAGTTACGATTTTGTACTTAATAGAGATATTATGGATGATGAAACACTCACTTCCCTCCTTTTTGATCTCTGCAAGAATAAAGAGATTCAATGTAAAACCTATAGTGAGGTTAATCAGCTGAAAAACAAAAATATGTAA
- a CDS encoding cytidylate kinase-like family protein, with the protein MESFIYNYLIETELRQKKAPVANGMIVTMSREFGTNVRPAAQLLVDELNAKKVGFKMLKRPWRLVDSTILNNLSKELKVSAKELNNFIPIQNKSIIDQIMYSLDIGNNTLDEQLLTALKTVILSFLERGNVVFLGRGASFFTDGLQNALRIKVTASEKFRVTQFAKKNDLRENYAREIVRRKNKRRKNFLKYVSQSVPINYDLTIKRDDLSDNEIASSILSLVSEREIEMMRNV; encoded by the coding sequence ATGGAATCATTCATCTATAATTACTTAATCGAAACAGAATTACGGCAGAAAAAAGCACCTGTTGCTAATGGCATGATTGTAACAATGTCGAGAGAATTTGGTACAAATGTTAGACCGGCAGCTCAATTATTAGTAGATGAGCTTAATGCAAAAAAGGTTGGGTTTAAAATGCTAAAAAGACCTTGGAGGCTGGTAGATAGTACTATCTTAAATAACCTTTCTAAAGAGCTAAAAGTATCTGCAAAAGAGTTAAATAATTTCATTCCTATACAGAACAAAAGCATAATAGATCAAATTATGTACAGTCTGGATATAGGCAATAATACATTAGATGAGCAATTATTAACCGCGTTAAAAACCGTCATTTTAAGTTTTCTAGAAAGAGGTAATGTTGTCTTTTTAGGAAGAGGTGCTTCATTTTTTACCGATGGATTGCAAAATGCATTACGAATAAAAGTAACAGCATCAGAAAAATTTAGAGTAACCCAATTTGCTAAGAAAAACGATTTGCGAGAAAATTATGCTCGGGAAATCGTTCGACGTAAAAACAAACGTCGTAAAAACTTTTTAAAATACGTTTCGCAGAGTGTCCCTATAAATTATGATTTAACCATTAAGAGGGACGATCTATCAGACAATGAAATCGCAAGTAGTATTCTTTCCCTTGTTTCCGAAAGAGAAATTGAAATGATGCGAAACGTTTAG